The Halomonas sp. 7T genome contains a region encoding:
- a CDS encoding AAA family ATPase, whose translation MKIKSARIKNYRLLKDVCLSLDDRTTLIVGRNNSGKTSFAEIFRSFLSSTGPKVRYEDFNQSCLAEFEKALEAFKKGKEEEVIRLLMPAIELQLLIHYKDDENDFGVLGDFIIDLDDALFETYILVSYQLKDGKIKDFFQALDAANRKKYFADLKVLINQHYEPAIYAIEPTNLNNKVRLEFSSFKRLILSGLINAQRGLDDETHNERDVLGKSLGNIFKSANSAGAPEAFKAKSDEVNTVVEALQEKVDTDFQEKVKALLPTLNIFGYPGLQDPNLSAATELNVTSLLESNTRVFYAGDDHFTLPETYNGLGIRNLIFILFRIYEYFREFQSQPTPPKGHLIFIEEPEAHLHPQMQEVFIRQLEEIVSEFQKQLNDGNIWPVQFVVSTHSSHIANEADFSKVRYFLSKGRKGTKVKDLGEAFGSDEVKEDKEFLHKYLTLTKSDLYFADRAILIEGATERILLPEMIKKVDETRQCGLRRKYMSVVEVGGAYAHHFYKFIDFLELQTLFITDLDSVKKTEGGKKATYPASMVSDGSHSSNVGLSKWFGIDGYSELKDIRLKDDNTKISGCRRLAFQVDEGESGLCGRSFEDAFILANTTLFELKDKKGVELENSVFALSKKIGSKSKANFAIKYAIETTDWCVPEYILEGLEWLAKDVAFNAEEVQP comes from the coding sequence ATGAAAATAAAAAGTGCCCGCATCAAAAATTATCGCTTGTTGAAAGACGTATGTCTGAGCCTAGATGACAGAACGACACTGATTGTTGGGCGAAACAATTCTGGTAAAACTTCGTTTGCTGAAATATTCCGGAGCTTCCTAAGTTCAACGGGGCCGAAGGTTCGTTATGAGGACTTTAATCAGTCTTGTTTAGCAGAGTTTGAAAAAGCCTTAGAGGCTTTCAAAAAAGGTAAAGAAGAAGAAGTCATTCGTCTCTTGATGCCAGCGATTGAGCTACAGCTACTTATCCACTATAAAGACGATGAGAACGATTTTGGAGTCTTGGGTGACTTTATTATTGATCTCGACGATGCATTGTTTGAAACCTATATATTGGTTTCTTACCAGTTAAAAGACGGAAAGATTAAGGATTTCTTTCAGGCACTGGATGCAGCTAATCGCAAAAAATATTTTGCTGATCTTAAAGTTTTGATCAACCAGCATTACGAGCCCGCGATCTATGCGATCGAACCGACCAATTTGAATAATAAGGTCAGGCTCGAATTCTCTTCCTTCAAACGGTTGATATTGTCAGGATTAATTAATGCTCAGCGCGGCCTCGATGATGAAACTCACAATGAGCGCGATGTGCTGGGGAAGTCACTAGGAAACATTTTTAAAAGTGCAAACAGTGCCGGTGCGCCTGAAGCATTTAAAGCCAAGTCCGATGAAGTCAATACAGTAGTAGAAGCACTCCAAGAGAAAGTCGATACGGACTTTCAGGAGAAAGTAAAAGCGCTTTTGCCAACGCTTAACATCTTTGGGTATCCCGGTCTGCAAGATCCAAATTTGAGTGCTGCTACTGAGCTAAATGTAACGTCATTGTTGGAGAGCAATACTAGGGTATTCTATGCAGGCGATGATCATTTTACTCTGCCAGAAACCTACAATGGCTTGGGTATTCGTAATTTGATTTTTATTCTCTTTCGAATCTATGAGTACTTTAGAGAGTTCCAGTCACAGCCTACCCCACCGAAAGGCCATTTAATTTTTATCGAAGAGCCCGAAGCCCATCTGCATCCGCAAATGCAGGAAGTTTTCATTCGTCAGCTTGAGGAAATAGTCAGTGAGTTCCAAAAGCAGCTTAATGATGGGAATATTTGGCCAGTGCAGTTTGTGGTCAGTACGCATTCCTCACATATAGCCAACGAAGCAGATTTTAGCAAAGTCCGTTATTTTTTATCCAAGGGGAGAAAGGGAACCAAGGTGAAAGACCTGGGCGAAGCATTTGGCAGCGATGAGGTGAAGGAAGACAAAGAATTTTTGCATAAGTATTTAACCCTGACCAAGAGCGACCTCTATTTTGCAGATAGAGCAATTCTTATCGAAGGGGCCACTGAAAGAATTCTACTGCCTGAGATGATTAAAAAAGTGGATGAGACGCGGCAGTGTGGTTTACGCAGAAAGTATATGTCTGTAGTCGAGGTTGGTGGAGCCTATGCTCATCATTTTTATAAGTTCATCGACTTTCTTGAGCTACAGACCCTGTTCATTACTGATTTGGATTCGGTAAAGAAAACCGAAGGTGGGAAGAAGGCAACATATCCTGCTTCAATGGTAAGTGATGGTTCACATTCAAGTAACGTAGGCCTGTCTAAATGGTTTGGGATAGATGGGTATTCTGAATTGAAGGATATACGTTTAAAAGACGATAATACTAAAATTTCTGGATGTCGTCGATTAGCGTTTCAGGTGGATGAAGGTGAAAGTGGTCTGTGTGGCCGTAGCTTTGAGGATGCGTTTATTCTGGCGAATACAACCCTTTTTGAATTAAAGGATAAAAAGGGTGTGGAGCTGGAAAATTCTGTTTTTGCACTGTCTAAAAAAATTGGAAGTAAAAGTAAAGCTAACTTTGCTATTAAATATGCTATTGAAACAACAGATTGGTGTGTTCCTGAGTATATTTTAGAAGGGCTCGAATGGCTGGCTAAAGACGTTGCGTTTAATGCTGAGGAGGTTCAGCCATGA
- a CDS encoding carbon-nitrogen hydrolase family protein, translated as MTATTPAPITTALAQLPVSKAAVDDNLQTHLAYIERAAALGANVVAFPELSLTGYELALLGQLAMPRDDATFAALTAAAVANNTVVMAGCPLHNPHGKPHIAAVICYPNGEHTFYLKQHLHEGEEVYCAPGHESGLINVNGTRIALAVCADFTQPSHAATAAKQQADVYLASALISLGGYAKDAELLATIAKRHQLPVLLANHIFTTGGWQTCGNSGGWNTAGELTVKANGTQPSLVLCHINHGVLSGSVEVMTHLPSKAFITD; from the coding sequence ATGACAGCTACCACACCAGCTCCCATCACCACTGCACTGGCCCAACTGCCCGTCAGCAAAGCAGCGGTAGACGACAACCTACAAACCCACTTGGCCTACATAGAACGCGCCGCCGCGCTGGGGGCCAACGTGGTGGCCTTTCCCGAACTCTCGCTCACCGGCTACGAGCTGGCGCTACTCGGCCAACTGGCCATGCCCCGCGACGATGCCACCTTTGCCGCCCTCACCGCCGCTGCCGTCGCCAATAACACGGTGGTAATGGCAGGCTGCCCACTGCACAACCCCCACGGCAAACCCCACATCGCAGCGGTGATCTGCTACCCCAACGGTGAACATACCTTCTACTTAAAACAGCACCTTCACGAAGGGGAGGAGGTTTACTGTGCCCCCGGCCATGAAAGTGGCCTGATCAACGTGAACGGCACACGCATCGCCCTGGCCGTATGCGCCGACTTCACCCAGCCAAGCCACGCCGCTACCGCCGCCAAACAACAGGCGGATGTATATCTTGCCAGCGCGCTCATCTCCCTAGGCGGCTATGCAAAAGATGCCGAGCTGCTCGCCACCATCGCAAAACGCCACCAACTGCCGGTACTGCTCGCCAACCACATTTTCACCACGGGCGGCTGGCAAACCTGTGGCAATAGCGGCGGCTGGAATACAGCAGGGGAGCTAACCGTGAAAGCCAACGGCACCCAGCCCAGCTTAGTGCTGTGCCACATTAATCACGGTGTATTAAGCGGTAGCGTAGAAGTGATGACTCACCTACCTTCCAAAGCATTCATTACCGACTAA
- the recD gene encoding exodeoxyribonuclease V subunit alpha: protein MSRQHDSHTFDMFSDAPTASAHPALSSTPELLALCERWVARGWLRDLDRALVRFLASEAPDAPTLLLLAAALASHQLGRGHVCLDINATLNAPDFALSLPPEGDDLTDPPPLPSDVLATLTLSEWQAALHHPLLISEGPGNTPLVVVTTHSASGTPSTRLYLRRYWQYEQSLHQHIAARLEETNDASASGLLPQALNILFKQSNGLDWQKTACALAARSRFGIITGGPGTGKTTTVVRLLALLQTLQLAQHPSQPLRIRLAAPTGKAAARLNESIAGQVNALPLAELATLLSEHSPSAADSEVAIPTEVTTLHRLLGARPDTRHFRHSAANPLALDVLVIDEASMVDIEMMAATLSALPAHAQCILLGDKDQLASVEAGSVLGDLCRRADDAHYTPATADWLAQATGQPLPADFTDPAGQPLDQAITMLRVSHRFNEHSGIGQLAKAINQPGHTQSEREKQQAVTAVLRHGYPDIHHLVMSDDAALDKLVIHGNPNGFAGNGEGRTDREGQPITPPTGYRHYLNVLHAQRPRGESFEENQTAYNTWASEVLSAYSHFQLLCALRKGPWGVEGLNQRIASTLRREKLLYGSDYTLEKGWYEGRPVLVTQNDYGLKLMNGDIGITLAVPDPRHPQQTLLRVAFPSSDTEKPIRWVLPSRLHAVETVFAMTVHKSQGSEFLHTALLLPPTLSPILTRGLVYTGITRAREWLTVVEAKRGILNDAVTREVMRVSGMEKL from the coding sequence ATGAGCCGCCAGCACGATAGCCACACTTTCGATATGTTTAGCGACGCGCCCACCGCCAGCGCCCACCCGGCACTCAGCAGCACCCCGGAACTGCTGGCTCTGTGCGAACGCTGGGTAGCACGCGGCTGGCTGCGGGATTTAGACCGCGCACTGGTGCGCTTTTTAGCCAGCGAAGCCCCAGATGCCCCCACGCTGCTGCTACTGGCGGCAGCACTTGCCAGCCACCAGCTAGGCCGCGGCCACGTATGCCTGGATATTAACGCCACGCTGAACGCGCCGGATTTCGCCCTTTCACTTCCGCCCGAAGGCGACGACCTCACCGACCCGCCGCCGCTGCCCAGCGACGTGCTGGCCACGCTCACGCTCAGCGAATGGCAAGCCGCCCTGCACCACCCGCTGCTCATTAGCGAAGGCCCCGGCAACACGCCGCTGGTAGTAGTGACCACTCACTCAGCCAGCGGCACCCCCAGCACGCGGCTCTACCTGCGCCGCTACTGGCAGTACGAGCAAAGCCTGCACCAACACATCGCCGCCCGCCTGGAAGAAACGAATGACGCCAGCGCCTCGGGGTTACTCCCCCAAGCGCTCAACATCCTGTTCAAACAAAGCAACGGCCTAGACTGGCAAAAAACCGCCTGCGCCCTGGCCGCCCGCAGCCGCTTCGGCATTATTACCGGTGGCCCAGGCACCGGCAAAACCACCACCGTGGTGCGCCTGCTCGCCCTGCTGCAAACCCTGCAACTGGCCCAGCACCCCAGCCAGCCGCTGCGCATTCGCCTAGCCGCCCCCACCGGCAAAGCCGCCGCCCGCTTGAACGAATCCATTGCCGGACAGGTGAATGCGTTACCGCTCGCTGAGCTGGCAACGCTGTTAAGTGAACACTCACCTTCTGCGGCAGACAGCGAGGTCGCGATTCCTACGGAAGTGACAACACTGCACCGCCTACTCGGCGCACGCCCCGACACCCGCCACTTCCGCCACAGCGCCGCCAATCCGCTGGCGCTGGATGTGCTGGTGATCGACGAAGCCTCGATGGTGGATATCGAAATGATGGCCGCCACCCTCAGTGCCCTGCCCGCCCACGCCCAGTGCATTCTGCTGGGGGATAAAGACCAGCTCGCCTCGGTAGAGGCAGGCTCGGTACTCGGCGACCTATGCCGCCGCGCCGACGACGCCCACTACACCCCGGCCACCGCCGACTGGCTAGCCCAGGCCACCGGGCAACCGCTGCCCGCAGATTTCACCGACCCCGCAGGCCAACCACTCGACCAAGCCATTACCATGCTGCGGGTTAGCCACCGCTTCAATGAACACAGCGGCATCGGCCAGTTGGCAAAAGCCATTAACCAGCCGGGCCATACCCAAAGCGAACGGGAAAAACAGCAGGCGGTAACGGCCGTGCTGCGCCACGGCTACCCGGATATTCACCACTTGGTAATGAGTGACGACGCCGCATTGGATAAGCTGGTGATTCACGGCAACCCAAACGGTTTTGCGGGCAACGGCGAAGGCCGCACCGACCGCGAAGGCCAGCCCATCACCCCGCCCACGGGCTACCGCCACTATCTCAACGTGCTGCACGCACAGCGCCCACGGGGGGAGTCATTCGAGGAGAACCAAACCGCCTACAACACCTGGGCCAGTGAGGTACTCAGCGCCTACAGCCACTTCCAACTGCTGTGCGCGCTGCGCAAAGGCCCCTGGGGGGTAGAAGGATTAAACCAGCGTATCGCCAGCACATTGCGCCGCGAAAAGCTGCTGTACGGCAGTGACTACACGTTGGAGAAAGGCTGGTACGAAGGCCGCCCGGTACTGGTTACTCAAAACGACTACGGCCTGAAACTAATGAACGGCGATATCGGCATTACCCTGGCCGTGCCCGACCCGCGCCACCCGCAGCAAACGCTATTAAGAGTCGCGTTCCCCAGCAGCGACACCGAAAAGCCCATCCGCTGGGTGCTGCCCTCCCGCCTGCACGCGGTAGAAACCGTGTTTGCGATGACGGTTCACAAGTCCCAAGGCTCGGAGTTCTTGCACACCGCCCTGCTGTTGCCACCCACGCTAAGCCCCATCCTGACCCGCGGGCTGGTCTATACCGGCATTACCCGCGCCCGCGAATGGCTCACGGTGGTGGAAGCCAAGCGCGGAATATTGAATGATGCGGTCACTAGGGAGGTTATGAGGGTTAGTGGAATGGAGAAGTTGTAA
- a CDS encoding UvrD-helicase domain-containing protein, with product MTNINPAEQASIEALEKLRSCIDKGQCFRLEAGAGAGKTYSLIESIRYLISNRAADLLGSQQQIACITYTNVAKDEIKDRTDHHPVIFADTIHAFCWSILQHYQIKLREHLPELGEKWKNRIDDSVGVTNQKVKYELGFPAVNEREITLHHDDVVGLMARMLMYPKFQKRLKSKFPIVLIDEYQDTNSKLADSIVTNLIDNDSGVMVGLFGDHWQKIYGATACGLISSEKGKIVEIGKKANFRSDRNIVQCFNRMRPDLPQAESDPNSNGVIKVFHSNNWVGARRDGKGGGHWKGDLPECNVKEYIEKTKELMVADEWDMSPKKTKILFLTNNLIASEQNFKNLTDCFRYTDDYLKKNDKYVQFFLEVIEPTVFAYEKQQYGGLLQIKKKNHPPLKCQADKTEWLNILDRIMHARKNSNVGDMLDILMETKVLRVLSKIEESENRYKRLILKSIDELDEDEAKFVEKLRKLRSVDYLEVANLGEYIDAKTPFSTKHGVKGAQFDNVLVVCGRGWNQYNWNQMLEWMDGSCPEDKKDTFERNRNLFYVSCSRAKHNLTLLFTQELSDKSITVLDRIFGKDNVLGSPLDA from the coding sequence ATGACCAACATAAACCCTGCCGAGCAGGCTTCTATAGAAGCGCTAGAGAAGCTAAGGAGCTGTATTGATAAAGGTCAGTGTTTTCGTTTAGAAGCAGGTGCTGGTGCAGGCAAAACCTATTCCTTGATCGAATCAATTAGGTATTTGATATCGAATCGCGCAGCTGATTTACTAGGTAGTCAGCAGCAGATAGCATGTATTACATACACAAACGTAGCAAAGGATGAAATAAAGGATAGAACGGATCATCATCCAGTTATATTTGCCGATACAATTCATGCGTTCTGCTGGAGCATACTGCAACATTACCAGATTAAGCTTCGAGAACATCTTCCAGAACTTGGTGAAAAATGGAAAAATCGAATAGATGATTCGGTAGGTGTCACGAACCAGAAGGTTAAGTACGAGTTAGGGTTTCCCGCTGTCAATGAGCGCGAAATTACTTTGCATCATGATGACGTAGTCGGGTTGATGGCGCGCATGCTTATGTATCCAAAGTTTCAGAAGCGACTTAAAAGCAAGTTCCCTATTGTTTTAATCGATGAGTACCAGGATACCAATAGCAAGCTGGCTGATAGCATTGTCACTAATCTTATCGATAATGACTCCGGTGTAATGGTTGGCCTTTTCGGCGATCATTGGCAGAAAATCTACGGCGCTACAGCATGCGGCTTAATTTCGAGCGAAAAAGGAAAAATCGTAGAGATCGGAAAAAAAGCAAACTTCCGGTCGGATCGAAATATAGTTCAGTGTTTTAACAGAATGCGTCCAGATCTGCCTCAAGCAGAATCAGACCCTAACTCAAATGGAGTGATAAAAGTTTTCCACTCCAATAATTGGGTGGGTGCCAGGAGAGATGGTAAAGGCGGCGGCCACTGGAAGGGTGATCTTCCAGAATGCAATGTGAAGGAATATATTGAGAAAACGAAAGAGTTGATGGTTGCAGATGAATGGGATATGTCTCCCAAGAAAACTAAAATCTTGTTTTTAACAAACAACCTTATAGCAAGTGAGCAAAACTTTAAGAATCTTACTGATTGCTTTCGATATACAGACGACTATCTCAAAAAAAATGACAAATATGTCCAGTTTTTTCTTGAGGTGATAGAGCCAACTGTATTCGCTTATGAAAAACAGCAATATGGTGGATTGTTGCAGATTAAAAAGAAAAACCATCCACCATTGAAGTGTCAGGCTGATAAAACAGAATGGTTAAATATTCTTGATAGAATAATGCACGCAAGAAAAAATTCTAACGTTGGCGATATGCTAGACATTTTGATGGAAACCAAAGTGCTTAGAGTTTTATCAAAAATTGAAGAATCAGAAAATCGATATAAGCGTCTGATATTAAAGTCGATTGACGAGCTGGATGAGGATGAGGCGAAATTTGTGGAAAAGCTTAGAAAGTTGCGCTCCGTCGATTATCTTGAGGTTGCTAACCTGGGTGAGTACATCGATGCAAAGACGCCTTTCTCGACGAAGCACGGCGTGAAAGGAGCGCAATTTGATAATGTTCTTGTCGTTTGTGGTCGCGGATGGAATCAGTACAACTGGAATCAGATGTTGGAGTGGATGGACGGTAGCTGTCCCGAAGACAAAAAGGATACGTTTGAGCGAAATCGAAACTTGTTCTACGTGAGCTGCTCGAGAGCTAAACACAATCTCACTTTGCTGTTTACGCAAGAGTTATCCGATAAGTCAATAACGGTACTTGATAGGATATTTGGCAAAGATAATGTATTAGGTAGCCCACTTGATGCTTAG
- a CDS encoding DUF427 domain-containing protein — MQNARITLHPTNKRMQVRVDGVLLADSSNTLELREHGYPPRHYFPCEDMRMDLLTVSEKTTYCPFKGHTVYFSLGERRDIAWSYEEPVELSRVG; from the coding sequence ATGCAGAATGCCCGCATAACGCTTCACCCTACCAACAAACGCATGCAAGTGCGGGTGGATGGTGTTCTGCTAGCCGACTCTAGCAATACGCTTGAACTCCGCGAACACGGCTACCCGCCACGCCACTACTTCCCATGTGAAGACATGCGGATGGACTTACTCACTGTTTCAGAAAAGACCACTTATTGCCCGTTTAAAGGGCATACGGTGTACTTTTCGCTGGGTGAACGGCGGGATATTGCTTGGAGTTATGAGGAGCCGGTTGAGCTGTCGCGGGTAGGGTGA
- a CDS encoding DUF6602 domain-containing protein, whose amino-acid sequence MSVNRFYKIEQEMLLLEAEKVSLFTKHNPSIGSYREAVLRDYIRKFLPSTIEVKSGFIAKNDNQDEISNSQSRQVDLLIYSNEKFIPLLETDDFSVVRPESFLGCIEVKSTLTFYKEKRPNGSKETNKDYPFGGGYTEAYRWSGTLVDALKNIQAAAHVCRDKERTYYSGIIAYSSTFDPHKVYEALDNGDLQEQLGLNHLKELPMNICVIGNFITLFSHVELIQEHGKCYEDSHYEYESYYNEISVSGEDFQYPLQFFSVNAHNQICYLHSGKAPDDVGLFSAMTARMKFRMMHFDLMSDGI is encoded by the coding sequence ATGAGTGTAAATAGGTTTTATAAAATTGAACAAGAGATGCTTTTGCTAGAAGCGGAGAAAGTGTCACTTTTTACAAAGCACAATCCATCTATAGGCAGTTATCGTGAGGCTGTTTTAAGGGATTATATAAGAAAATTTCTACCTAGTACGATAGAGGTGAAATCAGGCTTTATTGCCAAAAATGACAATCAGGATGAAATTTCTAACAGTCAGAGCAGGCAGGTTGATTTACTTATATATAGCAATGAGAAATTCATCCCGTTATTAGAGACTGATGATTTTTCTGTAGTTCGTCCTGAATCTTTTCTAGGTTGTATTGAAGTAAAGTCAACGCTTACTTTCTATAAAGAAAAAAGGCCTAATGGCTCAAAGGAAACCAATAAAGACTACCCGTTCGGCGGCGGTTATACTGAAGCTTATCGATGGAGTGGTACTTTAGTTGATGCTCTAAAAAACATCCAAGCTGCCGCACATGTCTGCAGGGATAAAGAACGAACTTACTATAGCGGGATTATCGCATACTCTTCAACCTTCGACCCCCATAAGGTCTATGAGGCTCTAGATAATGGTGATCTTCAAGAACAGCTTGGATTAAATCATTTAAAAGAATTGCCAATGAATATCTGTGTGATTGGAAATTTTATTACTTTGTTTTCACATGTCGAATTAATACAAGAACATGGTAAGTGTTATGAAGACTCCCACTACGAGTACGAATCTTACTACAATGAAATCTCCGTTAGCGGTGAAGATTTTCAATACCCTCTTCAATTCTTTTCTGTTAATGCCCACAATCAAATATGCTATCTTCATTCTGGGAAAGCGCCCGATGACGTAGGGCTATTTTCTGCTATGACTGCGAGAATGAAGTTTAGGATGATGCATTTTGATTTAATGTCAGATGGAATATAA